A DNA window from Xyrauchen texanus isolate HMW12.3.18 chromosome 6, RBS_HiC_50CHRs, whole genome shotgun sequence contains the following coding sequences:
- the LOC127645522 gene encoding phospholipid scramblase family member 5 yields the protein MHKDNYKPSDLINETMDLPSVTTQPLPFGLEREKHIDMLFRAFHRQIRPTTDTQDLSLSSLAVGPETGNRVEDDKAKAGRKDTDSEGKRLAKLAVLRTVTRLHITARPELQGPRCVSRRTYSITSETRDQLFVAVEESSCVCLQCCGPARSCSLQGFDKDAECVFLFEKPLRAEMCWLGCCLMEMRAYTPDRELIGTVHQRWSMFTPYFEVCDSEGISLVRIQGSCCNTRCLAEQELQVVSSIGESIGRIWKRWPGYNEECNMDHDFFGLDVLQGMSLNTKVLLLSATFLLNHMFFEMS from the exons atgcacaaagaCAACTACAAACCTTCAGACCTGATCAATGAGACAATG GACTTACCCTCTGTGACCACCCAGCCTCTTCCCTTTGGTCTGGAGAGGGAGAAACATATTGACATGCTCTTCAGAGCTTTCCACAGACAGATCAGACCTACCACAGACACTCAGGATCTTTCACTCTCTTCACTGGCTGTAGGACCTGAGACCGGGAACAGAGTAGAGGATGACAAGGCGAAAGCTGGAAGGAAAGATACAGACAGTGAGGGTAAAAGACTGGCAAAACTAGCTGTTCTGAGAACAGTCACTCGACTCCACATTACTGCCAGACCCGAGCTACAAG GTCCACGGTGTGTATCCCGAAGAACCTACAGCATCACCTCGGAAACCAGAGATCAGCTCTTTGTGGCTGTGGAAG AGAGCTCATGTGTTTGCTTGCAGTGCTGTGGCCCAGCTCGTTCCTGCTCACTACAAGGCTTTGATAAGGATGCAGAGTGCGTCTTTCTGTTTGAGAAACCCCTGAGGGCGGAGATGTGCTGGCTTGGGTGCTGCCTGATGGAAATGAGGGCTTACACACCAGACAGGGAACTCATTGGGACAGTTCACCAAAG GTGGAGTATGTTCACGCCATATTTTGAGGTCTGTGACTCAGAGGGCATCTCGCTTGTGAGGATCCAAGGTTCCTGCTGTAATACACGCTGCCTTGCTGAACAAGAGCTCCAG GTGGTGTCCAGTATCGGTGAGAGCATTGGGCGAATATGGAAGAGGTGGCCTGGATATAATGAGGAATGTAACATGGATCATGATTTCTTTGGACTGGATG TACTTCAAGGAATGAGTTTGAACACCAAAGTGTTGTTGCTATCTGCAACCTTTCTCCTG AATCATATGTTTTTTGAAATGAGCTGA